One Chryseobacterium indoltheticum DNA segment encodes these proteins:
- a CDS encoding Crp/Fnr family transcriptional regulator codes for MNRLREHIEEIISLTDEEFDYIKTFFTFKNVRKNQFLVHEGDEVKFEFLTLDGIYKVFYIDGNGKEHILQFAKKDWWMTDYIGFFKEKNATMFVECLQDGAVACLTLEGREKLASEFHKMEYFFRAKLTNGYIALQQRIILLLSSTPQQRYEEFSKLYPDLISQIPKKYVAEYLGVSRETLSRLYSNNK; via the coding sequence ATGAACAGACTACGCGAGCACATTGAAGAAATTATTTCTCTTACAGATGAAGAATTCGATTATATAAAAACTTTTTTCACCTTTAAAAATGTTCGAAAAAATCAGTTTTTGGTGCATGAAGGTGACGAAGTAAAATTTGAATTTCTTACGTTAGACGGAATTTATAAAGTTTTTTATATTGACGGAAACGGAAAAGAGCACATTCTACAATTTGCGAAGAAAGATTGGTGGATGACCGATTATATTGGATTTTTTAAAGAAAAAAATGCAACGATGTTTGTAGAATGTCTGCAGGATGGAGCTGTTGCGTGTCTCACTTTAGAAGGCAGAGAAAAATTAGCTTCAGAATTTCATAAAATGGAATATTTCTTCAGAGCAAAGCTTACCAATGGTTATATCGCATTGCAACAGAGAATCATTCTTTTACTATCGAGTACCCCTCAACAACGCTATGAAGAATTTTCAAAATTGTATCCGGATCTTATCTCTCAAATTCCCAAAAAATATGTTGCTGAATATTTGGGAGTAAGCCGTGAAACTTTAAGCAGGCTATATTCAAACAATAAATAA
- a CDS encoding UbiA family prenyltransferase, with protein sequence MNSEKESFQQKNFVSKSLFYRFSQLVGFLLGARFFVAALLTFALYVSTFFLFNQEESFSKFVFDFKVHGIIFCTVLSVLAGGIINQFYDFEKDHIVKPFRTRIQSFIQQKYFLYVYLALTVISLGVATYISYRVLIFFVVYQFFMWFYSHKLSRILILNNLTFVSLTLYPFFGMMVYYQTFSKKVFLMAVFLFLFLLCIDIVKDTLTKSVDKAFGYTTIPNYFKSKNTKIILISLLIITMAVSMKLITKTGISGFMSYYFTGGLFVMVICIYLLLNSSRRTKFLTLNILRFWVFIGILAMLLNGIEGKL encoded by the coding sequence ATGAATTCTGAAAAAGAAAGTTTCCAACAGAAAAATTTTGTTTCCAAATCTCTGTTTTACAGGTTTTCGCAATTGGTAGGCTTTCTTTTGGGAGCTAGATTTTTTGTGGCTGCTTTACTTACTTTTGCATTATACGTTTCTACTTTTTTTCTTTTTAATCAGGAAGAATCCTTCAGCAAATTCGTATTCGATTTCAAAGTTCACGGCATCATTTTCTGTACTGTTTTAAGCGTACTTGCAGGCGGAATCATCAATCAGTTTTACGATTTTGAAAAAGATCATATTGTAAAGCCGTTCCGTACAAGAATTCAGAGCTTTATTCAGCAGAAATATTTTCTGTATGTTTATTTGGCTTTAACGGTAATTTCGCTCGGAGTAGCAACTTATATTTCTTACAGAGTTTTAATTTTCTTTGTTGTTTATCAGTTCTTTATGTGGTTTTACAGTCATAAACTGAGCCGAATTCTAATTCTTAATAATCTTACTTTTGTTAGTTTGACGTTATACCCGTTTTTCGGGATGATGGTGTATTACCAGACTTTTTCAAAGAAAGTTTTTTTAATGGCTGTTTTTCTGTTTTTGTTTCTTTTATGTATAGATATTGTAAAAGATACTTTAACCAAAAGTGTTGATAAAGCTTTTGGTTATACCACAATCCCCAACTATTTTAAAAGCAAGAATACCAAGATCATACTTATTTCTTTACTGATCATCACAATGGCAGTTTCGATGAAGCTTATTACCAAAACCGGAATTTCAGGTTTTATGTCTTATTATTTTACCGGGGGTCTGTTTGTAATGGTTATCTGTATTTATCTTCTCTTAAATTCATCAAGACGAACTAAGTTTCTTACGCTCAATATTTTACGTTTCTGGGTTTTCATCGGAATTCTTGCAATGCTGTTGAACGGAATTGAAGGTAAATTGTAG
- a CDS encoding GPW/gp25 family protein, with protein MDTPNYRMPFVPSTLMSEGGSIDTCDMGESIAHNIMLLITTKKGENRYDDNYGNDVWNLEFDNGVTSAVWENVFIKSLKRQILQYEPRIVQPQIDAHIRFVEHNYDTKEHTEIKKKVKIGINAKMEATGERFSFSTELFLSPMSID; from the coding sequence ATGGACACACCAAATTACAGAATGCCTTTTGTACCGTCTACACTCATGTCCGAAGGTGGAAGTATCGATACCTGCGATATGGGAGAAAGCATAGCACACAATATCATGCTTTTGATCACGACGAAAAAAGGGGAAAACAGATATGATGACAACTACGGAAACGATGTTTGGAATCTGGAATTCGATAATGGCGTAACATCAGCAGTTTGGGAAAATGTATTTATTAAAAGTCTTAAAAGACAGATTTTGCAATACGAACCACGAATTGTACAGCCACAAATTGATGCTCACATACGATTTGTAGAGCATAACTATGATACCAAAGAACATACGGAGATCAAGAAAAAAGTAAAAATAGGGATCAATGCAAAAATGGAAGCTACAGGCGAGCGTTTCAGTTTTTCTACCGAACTTTTTCTAAGCCCGATGTCCATCGATTAA
- a CDS encoding DUF4920 domain-containing protein: protein MKFKAILVLAAVSVSTLAFAQEAKKKMGPPEGNAIVGDTYGSAVTSTAESKAISVEKLGKKLKKENKKVENVAVKGKVTDVCEKKGCWLTIQTEDNSQFFVKMKDYAFFVPTALKGKTVVLDGTAERKVTSIDEQKHYAEDAKKPQAEIDAITQPKEEIRFVANGIKVVN, encoded by the coding sequence ATGAAATTTAAGGCAATATTAGTTTTAGCAGCAGTAAGCGTATCAACTTTGGCTTTTGCTCAGGAAGCAAAGAAAAAAATGGGTCCACCGGAAGGTAATGCAATCGTTGGAGATACTTATGGTTCAGCCGTAACTTCTACTGCAGAATCTAAAGCTATTTCTGTTGAAAAATTGGGCAAAAAGCTTAAAAAAGAAAATAAAAAAGTTGAAAACGTTGCTGTAAAAGGTAAAGTAACAGATGTTTGTGAGAAAAAAGGATGTTGGTTAACCATTCAAACTGAAGATAATTCTCAGTTTTTTGTAAAAATGAAAGATTATGCATTCTTCGTTCCAACTGCTTTAAAAGGAAAAACGGTTGTATTAGACGGAACTGCTGAAAGAAAAGTAACGTCTATTGACGAGCAGAAACACTACGCAGAAGATGCTAAAAAACCTCAGGCAGAAATTGATGCAATCACTCAGCCTAAAGAAGAAATTAGATTTGTAGCCAACGGAATTAAAGTGGTAAACTAA
- a CDS encoding mevalonate kinase family protein, which translates to MTTPLFYAKIILFGEYGMIEDSQGLVVPYSFYKGALKFSDSESEFEKKSNEHLQKYADFLENLSLPEQFKIDVNRLKDDISNGLFFDSNIPQGYGVGSSGALVAAIFEKYSFTKHDPDSISKDNLKNIKAVFGEMESYFHGKSSGMDPLICYMNLPILIENKENLDKVAIPKGEEGKGAIFLIDSGITGETGPMIQIFFEKMKTEGFRKTLKEEFIRYNNACIDSFLKKDMNPFFRNLKKLSHWAYEHFRPMIPESIFNIWKKGLDSNAYYLKLCGSGGGGYILGFTKDYEKAEKMLDGFQKEVIYRF; encoded by the coding sequence ATGACGACCCCTTTATTTTACGCTAAAATTATCCTTTTCGGAGAATACGGAATGATAGAAGATTCGCAAGGTCTTGTAGTTCCTTACAGCTTTTATAAAGGCGCTCTTAAGTTTTCAGACTCAGAATCAGAATTTGAGAAAAAATCAAACGAGCATTTACAGAAATACGCTGATTTTCTTGAAAATTTAAGTCTTCCCGAGCAATTCAAAATAGATGTAAACCGTCTAAAAGATGATATTTCAAACGGACTTTTCTTTGATTCTAATATTCCTCAGGGATATGGAGTGGGAAGTTCAGGTGCTTTGGTTGCCGCAATTTTCGAAAAATATAGCTTCACAAAACATGATCCTGACAGTATTTCAAAAGATAATCTTAAAAATATAAAAGCCGTTTTTGGCGAAATGGAAAGCTACTTTCATGGTAAAAGTTCAGGAATGGATCCTTTAATCTGCTACATGAATCTTCCTATTCTTATCGAAAATAAAGAAAATTTAGATAAAGTAGCCATTCCAAAAGGTGAAGAAGGGAAAGGTGCAATATTTTTGATTGATTCAGGAATTACCGGTGAAACAGGACCGATGATTCAGATTTTCTTTGAAAAAATGAAGACTGAAGGTTTCCGCAAAACGCTGAAAGAAGAGTTTATTCGTTACAACAACGCTTGTATCGATTCTTTCCTTAAAAAAGATATGAACCCGTTTTTTAGAAACCTCAAAAAGCTTTCTCATTGGGCTTACGAACATTTTCGTCCAATGATTCCTGAAAGTATTTTCAACATCTGGAAAAAAGGTTTAGATTCTAATGCTTACTACCTGAAACTTTGCGGAAGTGGCGGTGGTGGCTATATTTTAGGTTTCACCAAAGACTACGAAAAAGCAGAAAAAATGCTTGATGGCTTCCAGAAAGAAGTGATTTACAGATTTTAA
- a CDS encoding DUF3829 domain-containing protein, giving the protein MKKVMMVALALSLSAASVSCKKGMDKIGNAVLKAGENESQAIIDFNNDFLDSYKTSSRHIENIVKYAEAAVKKSKGETVYSMPVVIGSMDYSLSKIKGIPSGFENDKTIIETDFNTYKAKRESIEKKYEELKSYITSEDYKDDKGAKAEALQKDIDAEAQAFFTAGENVLTKIKPATDTAEEVILKDHPMKEFILSSKTLMTSMDSVMDVLDKQYTGGFNEAEAQKKYDEFEKVVAINTQKVFNVKEQQYAYKKTEFENVNKKAADFLDKYRKLIRDSKSTGRIADSNINEMDSAYESVLNSYNSFVK; this is encoded by the coding sequence ATGAAAAAAGTAATGATGGTTGCACTGGCTTTGTCGCTGAGTGCAGCAAGTGTAAGCTGTAAAAAAGGAATGGATAAAATAGGAAATGCCGTTCTGAAAGCCGGAGAAAATGAATCTCAGGCTATAATAGATTTTAATAATGACTTCTTAGATTCTTACAAAACTTCTTCAAGACACATTGAAAATATCGTAAAATATGCTGAAGCAGCAGTTAAAAAATCTAAAGGTGAAACAGTTTACAGTATGCCGGTTGTGATTGGGTCTATGGATTATTCACTCAGTAAGATAAAAGGAATTCCTTCCGGATTTGAAAATGATAAAACGATTATAGAAACAGATTTCAATACATATAAAGCAAAAAGAGAAAGCATTGAAAAAAAATATGAAGAGCTGAAATCATATATTACTTCCGAAGACTACAAAGACGACAAAGGAGCGAAAGCAGAGGCGCTTCAAAAAGATATTGATGCCGAAGCGCAGGCGTTTTTTACTGCAGGTGAAAATGTTTTAACGAAAATAAAACCTGCAACCGATACAGCAGAAGAAGTGATTCTTAAAGATCATCCTATGAAAGAATTTATACTTTCTTCTAAAACTTTGATGACTTCTATGGATTCCGTAATGGATGTGTTAGACAAGCAGTATACAGGAGGATTTAATGAAGCTGAAGCTCAGAAAAAGTATGATGAGTTTGAGAAAGTGGTAGCTATTAATACCCAAAAAGTTTTTAATGTAAAAGAACAGCAATATGCTTACAAAAAAACTGAGTTTGAAAATGTAAATAAAAAAGCCGCTGACTTTTTAGATAAATACAGAAAACTGATCAGAGATTCCAAATCTACCGGAAGAATTGCAGACAGTAATATTAACGAAATGGATTCGGCGTATGAATCTGTTCTTAATTCTTACAATTCGTTTGTGAAATAA
- a CDS encoding APC family permease, producing the protein MQKKLKLWDAIMLVMGSMIGSGIFIVSADMMRNLGSGYWMIIVWVITGIMTVAAAISYGELSSLFPKAGGQYTYLTEIFGKKMGFLYGWGLFTVIQTGTIAAVAMAFGKFTAYLVPELNNAAPIFQSGTFQITWIQILAIAVIILLTYINTRGVESGKILQNVFTGSKIVALLGLIALGFILVDASHLAENFSFGTNSFNNLKQDAKGIFLQSGWEPISGMTLMGGIAAAMVGSVFSSVAWESVTFVSGEIENPKKNVVKAMILGTSAVMLLYIAVNFVYINALDRDSIAFAANDRVAVAASQNIFGSAGTVIIAVLVMVSTFGCNNGLILAGARVFQTMAKDGLFFKSAVNNNKNQVPGNALWMQGVWASILCLSGQYGNLLDMISFVIVLFYMITVFGVIYLRIKQPNLERPYKTWLYPVTPIVYLLIGTAFCVLLLIYKQQYTWPGFLIVLLGLPVYYLINRNKKAE; encoded by the coding sequence ATGCAGAAAAAACTAAAATTATGGGACGCCATTATGCTGGTGATGGGCTCAATGATCGGAAGCGGAATTTTTATCGTAAGCGCCGATATGATGCGAAATCTGGGCTCGGGATACTGGATGATTATCGTTTGGGTAATCACCGGAATAATGACTGTTGCTGCAGCGATAAGCTATGGTGAATTATCGTCGCTTTTTCCTAAAGCTGGAGGGCAATACACCTATCTTACAGAGATTTTCGGTAAAAAAATGGGTTTTCTATACGGATGGGGACTCTTTACAGTCATTCAGACAGGAACTATTGCGGCCGTTGCAATGGCATTCGGAAAATTTACAGCCTATCTGGTCCCGGAATTGAATAATGCAGCTCCGATTTTTCAAAGCGGAACATTTCAGATTACCTGGATTCAGATTTTGGCAATCGCGGTCATTATTTTGCTGACGTACATCAATACAAGAGGCGTAGAAAGTGGAAAAATACTTCAGAATGTTTTTACAGGATCAAAAATAGTAGCGTTGCTGGGTTTGATTGCCTTGGGATTCATCTTGGTAGATGCCTCACATCTAGCTGAAAATTTCAGCTTTGGAACCAATTCTTTCAATAATTTAAAACAAGATGCTAAAGGGATTTTTTTGCAGTCGGGTTGGGAGCCTATATCAGGAATGACTTTAATGGGCGGAATCGCTGCTGCAATGGTAGGATCGGTATTTAGTTCGGTCGCTTGGGAAAGCGTAACTTTTGTTTCAGGTGAAATAGAAAATCCGAAAAAGAATGTCGTAAAAGCAATGATTCTGGGAACTTCTGCAGTGATGCTTTTATATATTGCTGTCAATTTCGTTTACATCAATGCTTTAGACAGAGATTCAATTGCATTTGCGGCTAATGATAGAGTAGCAGTTGCTGCTTCACAGAATATTTTTGGAAGTGCAGGAACCGTCATTATCGCTGTTTTGGTGATGGTCTCAACATTTGGTTGTAACAACGGATTAATTTTGGCTGGCGCAAGAGTTTTTCAAACTATGGCGAAAGATGGTCTTTTCTTTAAATCTGCAGTAAATAACAACAAGAATCAGGTTCCCGGAAATGCACTTTGGATGCAGGGAGTTTGGGCTTCAATACTTTGTCTGAGTGGACAATATGGAAATCTTTTAGATATGATTTCGTTTGTCATCGTCTTGTTTTATATGATTACTGTTTTCGGAGTAATTTATCTTAGAATTAAACAACCTAACCTTGAACGACCTTACAAAACCTGGTTATATCCGGTCACTCCAATAGTTTACTTATTAATTGGAACAGCTTTTTGCGTATTACTTTTAATTTATAAACAGCAATATACCTGGCCGGGGTTTTTGATCGTACTTCTCGGGCTTCCCGTTTATTATCTTATCAATAGAAATAAAAAAGCAGAATAG
- a CDS encoding type VI secretion system baseplate subunit TssF, giving the protein MNLDQNIYSKESVKARMLQNATKVWGLKSPQSLDPFVKLLIDAFSTEIFKANNEIQTVNARILEKLAKLLTPSIYTHPIPAHALAYTSPFESSEILLEHTEFFFRKHMNSTVKSESDKQLNIPFTPIGSVRTNKAQTAIMFVGNTCYSLDERLNKIPISRFQGRPEDYRKVTIGIDVSKFTNEKFPKTLSIYCSNPAFEHLDFVYKLLPYSTVSSNGNPMFIKEGITYVKNKEAEGYEQIFHEQSIKTKIIDDIKSIYSHKFVEVIGLSRDLFIRELPEDLNFLKGKEEIEKYLGGKEYLWLTFEFPPQFSAEILDNFTFVLNAFPVYNRGWKKTEYSLDIMGNNIPLITEEAEHFLYVDEVQDGEGRKYTEIPFTPSDNLKKGLYTVRKGGMERFNNRNAVDMISNVLELTRDEIAAFSLLNRDNVKGMLGEMSDKMKSMVQKVNNAKRNIRQELNYVIMEPVEKTDHTYAAFWITHCTFANHMRPGTELSNQLKSQSMILLTETIGGAEEQKGSDSIQAYKYALTTRDKIISLEDVKNYCRMVLKDELKDVRVKRGTMISNKPKEGFVRTVEVEIVPNNYSFYGRMYWENMANILRNQIVAKAIDGIEYLVKISNEDTDFFEN; this is encoded by the coding sequence ATGAACTTAGATCAGAATATTTATTCCAAAGAATCCGTAAAAGCGAGAATGCTTCAGAATGCTACAAAAGTTTGGGGACTGAAAAGTCCACAGTCATTAGACCCTTTTGTAAAATTATTGATTGATGCATTCAGCACCGAAATTTTTAAAGCGAATAACGAAATTCAGACTGTTAATGCAAGAATCTTAGAAAAACTTGCTAAGCTGTTAACACCGTCCATTTATACACATCCTATTCCGGCTCACGCTTTGGCTTATACTTCGCCATTTGAGTCATCTGAGATATTGCTTGAGCATACCGAGTTTTTTTTCAGAAAACACATGAATTCCACTGTAAAATCGGAATCAGATAAACAGCTGAACATTCCTTTTACACCGATTGGAAGCGTACGAACAAACAAAGCACAAACTGCAATTATGTTTGTAGGAAATACATGTTACAGTTTAGATGAAAGACTCAATAAAATTCCAATTTCCAGATTTCAGGGAAGACCGGAAGATTACAGGAAAGTAACCATCGGAATTGATGTTTCGAAATTTACTAACGAAAAATTTCCGAAGACATTAAGCATTTATTGCTCAAACCCAGCTTTCGAGCATCTTGATTTTGTATATAAGCTATTGCCTTACAGCACCGTTTCAAGCAACGGAAATCCAATGTTTATCAAAGAAGGGATAACTTATGTGAAAAATAAGGAAGCAGAAGGTTATGAACAGATATTTCATGAGCAGTCGATAAAAACAAAAATTATTGACGATATCAAAAGTATCTACAGTCACAAATTTGTGGAAGTTATAGGTCTGTCAAGAGATCTTTTCATTAGAGAACTTCCGGAAGACTTAAATTTTTTGAAAGGAAAAGAAGAGATTGAAAAATACCTGGGCGGAAAAGAATATCTGTGGCTTACTTTTGAGTTTCCGCCGCAGTTTTCGGCAGAAATTTTAGACAATTTTACTTTTGTGCTGAATGCCTTTCCTGTATACAATCGTGGCTGGAAAAAAACAGAATACAGCTTAGATATTATGGGAAATAATATCCCGTTGATTACCGAAGAAGCTGAGCATTTTCTGTATGTAGATGAGGTTCAGGACGGAGAAGGACGGAAATACACCGAAATTCCTTTCACTCCTTCAGATAATCTTAAAAAAGGTTTATATACCGTACGAAAAGGCGGAATGGAACGTTTCAATAACAGAAATGCAGTTGATATGATTTCAAACGTTCTTGAGCTCACCAGAGATGAAATTGCAGCATTTTCTTTGCTAAACAGAGATAATGTGAAAGGCATGCTGGGAGAAATGTCTGATAAGATGAAATCGATGGTGCAGAAAGTAAACAACGCCAAAAGAAACATCAGACAGGAACTCAACTACGTGATCATGGAACCTGTAGAAAAAACAGATCACACCTACGCTGCATTTTGGATTACACATTGCACTTTTGCCAATCATATGCGTCCCGGAACCGAACTTTCCAACCAGTTAAAGTCGCAATCTATGATTTTGCTGACTGAAACAATCGGCGGAGCAGAAGAGCAGAAAGGTTCAGACAGTATTCAGGCTTACAAATATGCTTTAACGACGAGAGATAAAATAATTTCTCTGGAAGACGTTAAGAATTACTGCCGAATGGTTTTAAAAGACGAGCTGAAAGACGTTCGTGTAAAACGCGGAACCATGATCAGCAACAAGCCCAAAGAAGGTTTTGTAAGAACTGTAGAAGTAGAAATTGTGCCCAACAATTATTCTTTTTACGGAAGAATGTATTGGGAAAATATGGCCAACATTTTGCGAAACCAAATTGTAGCAAAAGCAATCGACGGAATAGAATATCTCGTGAAAATAAGCAACGAAGACACCGATTTTTTTGAAAATTAA
- a CDS encoding proline dehydrogenase family protein, producing MPIFNDTKVAFADKTDAQLRKAYWMFKMIEQPALTNLGTSVLNFTVHNNFPFVNAIVKNTLFEQFVGGETREESMKAVKQLFKRGVGSIFDYSIEGKEDEETFDAVCQEIKDIIKFSVGNPAIPFIVFKPTAFGRIDLYEAVGNGSELTSSQKEEWARVVKRFDEVCKLCHEHDKKVMIDAEETWMQGAADQLCEEMMEKYNQEKPIVWNTIQMYRTGRLEYMEQNLQRAREKNYFIGYKIVRGAYMEKERARAAEKGYADPIQPTKDASDKNYNAGIDFVMNHLDKVSAFFGTHNEVSSELVMDKMKAKGLENNNPHIYFGQLYGMSDNISFYLSDKGYNVAKYLPYGPVKDVVPYLTRRARENTSVAGQTGRELGLIKKELDRRRK from the coding sequence ATGCCCATTTTCAACGATACTAAAGTTGCATTTGCCGATAAAACTGATGCACAACTAAGAAAAGCCTATTGGATGTTTAAAATGATTGAACAGCCAGCTTTGACAAATCTTGGAACTTCTGTCCTGAATTTTACCGTTCACAATAATTTCCCATTTGTCAATGCAATTGTAAAAAATACATTATTTGAGCAGTTTGTAGGTGGTGAAACGCGTGAAGAAAGCATGAAAGCAGTGAAACAGCTTTTCAAAAGAGGCGTTGGAAGTATTTTCGATTACTCAATTGAAGGCAAAGAAGATGAGGAAACTTTTGATGCAGTGTGTCAGGAAATTAAGGATATTATTAAATTTTCTGTAGGAAATCCTGCTATTCCTTTTATCGTTTTCAAACCCACCGCATTCGGAAGAATTGATTTGTATGAAGCTGTCGGAAACGGATCTGAGCTTACTTCAAGTCAAAAAGAAGAATGGGCGAGAGTAGTAAAAAGATTCGATGAGGTATGCAAACTTTGTCATGAACATGATAAAAAAGTAATGATTGATGCAGAAGAAACCTGGATGCAGGGTGCGGCAGATCAGCTTTGCGAAGAGATGATGGAAAAATATAATCAGGAAAAACCAATTGTCTGGAATACTATCCAAATGTATAGAACCGGACGTCTTGAATATATGGAGCAAAATCTTCAGAGAGCAAGAGAAAAGAATTATTTTATCGGTTACAAAATTGTTCGTGGTGCTTACATGGAAAAAGAAAGAGCGAGAGCTGCAGAAAAAGGATATGCAGATCCTATTCAGCCAACCAAAGATGCTTCTGATAAAAATTACAATGCCGGAATAGATTTTGTAATGAATCATCTCGATAAAGTTTCTGCGTTCTTTGGGACTCACAACGAGGTTTCATCTGAGCTGGTTATGGATAAAATGAAAGCCAAAGGATTAGAAAATAACAATCCTCACATCTATTTTGGACAGCTTTATGGAATGAGCGATAACATTAGTTTCTATCTGTCTGATAAAGGCTATAATGTAGCTAAATATTTGCCTTATGGACCTGTAAAAGATGTTGTTCCATATCTTACCAGAAGAGCCAGAGAAAACACGTCTGTTGCCGGACAAACCGGAAGAGAATTGGGTTTAATTAAGAAAGAATTAGACAGAAGAAGAAAATAA
- a CDS encoding M14 family zinc carboxypeptidase: MNFEHFYTANPDFPNRYISPEKLFSYLQTHLSDYIKEIGRSFLDKPIYKLSVGTGKINILAWSQMHGNESNATHAMLDLWKSLDNSPDVKNELFSKISLDFIFMLNPDGSEIWTRLTASEIDLNRDFHNEASKEIKFLKNLAASKKYDYALNLHEQRTIFTTDGIHPATLSFLAPSENIERTVTDNRKKCMAVIAYVYNHLKELIPNQIGRYSDEFYPTSTGDNFIKSGMPTILFEGGHFVDDYSRKETRKYYTISLYYALKAISELNSDTTGWEAYEEIPENQETHYDVVYRNVKLNTEHECILDIAVQYKEVFEEGKDEISFIPFVVEAGDVKKRKGWLEIDCTGKRYISDTKYPKLEAEVNFKIED; this comes from the coding sequence ATGAATTTTGAACATTTCTACACTGCAAATCCTGATTTTCCTAATCGCTATATTTCCCCTGAAAAATTATTTTCTTACTTACAGACGCATCTCAGCGATTATATTAAAGAGATCGGAAGGTCTTTTTTAGATAAACCTATTTATAAGCTAAGTGTTGGAACGGGTAAAATCAATATTCTGGCTTGGTCACAAATGCATGGTAATGAATCTAACGCTACACATGCAATGCTCGATCTATGGAAAAGTTTAGATAATTCTCCGGATGTGAAGAATGAGCTTTTCAGCAAGATCAGTTTAGACTTTATTTTCATGCTAAACCCCGATGGTTCTGAAATATGGACGAGACTTACTGCATCAGAAATAGATCTCAACAGAGATTTTCATAATGAAGCGAGTAAAGAGATTAAGTTCCTTAAGAATCTGGCTGCTTCAAAAAAATACGATTATGCACTGAACCTTCACGAGCAGCGAACTATTTTCACTACAGACGGAATTCATCCGGCAACACTATCCTTTTTGGCACCTTCAGAAAATATTGAGCGTACCGTTACCGATAACAGAAAGAAATGTATGGCAGTGATTGCCTATGTTTACAATCATTTAAAGGAATTAATTCCGAATCAGATCGGAAGATATTCCGATGAGTTCTATCCTACTTCTACAGGCGATAATTTTATAAAATCAGGAATGCCCACCATTCTTTTTGAAGGCGGACATTTCGTAGATGATTATTCGAGAAAAGAAACAAGAAAATATTATACTATTTCTTTATACTATGCTTTAAAAGCAATCAGTGAGCTCAATTCTGACACGACAGGCTGGGAAGCTTATGAAGAGATTCCCGAGAATCAGGAAACACATTATGACGTTGTTTACAGAAACGTAAAGTTAAATACTGAGCACGAATGTATTTTGGATATTGCAGTTCAGTACAAAGAAGTTTTTGAAGAGGGTAAAGATGAAATATCATTTATCCCTTTTGTTGTGGAAGCGGGAGATGTGAAGAAAAGAAAAGGCTGGCTGGAAATTGACTGTACCGGGAAAAGATATATTTCCGATACCAAATATCCTAAATTGGAAGCAGAAGTCAATTTTAAGATAGAAGACTAA
- a CDS encoding helix-turn-helix domain-containing protein translates to MSLNERISKVIEYSGFTPSEFADEIDVQRSSISHVTSGRNKPSLEFIIKIKSRFPEILWDWLVNGDGEMLKSELPDTEETVTEEKLKPTSLPDLFTMMNDDKDFGSEEPVPEKTVAIESPPESIKTYQSKANEKIFDSQRLEKSNEKIINQVIENQTIKIKRIVLFYENGKFESFEP, encoded by the coding sequence ATGAGTTTAAATGAAAGAATTTCAAAAGTTATAGAGTATTCAGGTTTTACTCCATCGGAATTTGCAGATGAGATCGATGTACAGCGTTCGTCAATTTCTCATGTGACTTCCGGAAGAAATAAGCCTTCCTTAGAATTTATCATTAAAATAAAATCTCGTTTCCCGGAAATCTTATGGGACTGGTTGGTGAATGGTGATGGTGAAATGTTGAAGTCTGAACTTCCCGATACTGAAGAAACAGTAACAGAAGAAAAATTGAAACCAACTTCTCTTCCCGACTTATTTACGATGATGAATGACGACAAAGATTTTGGCAGTGAAGAACCTGTGCCTGAAAAAACAGTCGCAATCGAGAGTCCTCCAGAATCAATTAAAACATATCAAAGTAAAGCAAATGAAAAAATATTCGATTCTCAGCGATTAGAAAAATCAAACGAAAAAATCATTAATCAAGTTATTGAAAATCAGACTATTAAGATAAAACGTATTGTATTATTTTATGAAAATGGAAAATTTGAAAGTTTTGAGCCATAG